From the Ferviditalea candida genome, the window GAGCTTTCTGGAAGCTTGGACCTCTTATCTTCGAAAAAACGAAGGAGAAAGGGGAACTACGGCATGAAACAAACTGCCGGCAGAGTCTACCGTCGGAAGTCCGGGAGATCCGGAATTAATCGCGATTCGCGGAATGGAAGCGGGAATTGCAGCGTATTTGCAAACGGATTCTGCAAGTGGCCGCACAGAAGCTATCAGACAAATCGGCTGAATGAGGAGGAGATACTGAACAGGGAGGGGGTAGTTTTATGCTTCCAACGGGGATCGGGATCCTGCTGATTGCTCACGGTTCCAAAGAAACGGGCTGGATGCAATCGGTGGAGGAGTTGGCGGAGCATTTGCCTTTTCCCTTGGAGGTTGCCTATTTGGAAACAGACAAGGGAACGACGATCGCTGAGGGCGTGCGGCGGCTAGAGCGAATGAATGCAAGCCGCATTCTGGCAATACCCCTGTTTGTCAGTTCAGGCAGCGCGCATCTGGAAGAGATTAAATATGCACTGGGTCTTGTTTCAACTCCCAAGGTAGAGACCGGACTTGACCCGATAAGGACATCGGCAGCCATTCGGCTGAGCCCGGCTATGGATGATCATCCGTGCATTCTGGAAATCATTCGGGAGCGGATTGCTTCCTTGTCGCAAGCGCCCGCCGGGGAAAATTTGCTGCTGGTGGCCCACGGCAGCGGACATCCCGATTTGCATCCGATTTGGGAAGAGACCTTGACCCGAATGGCAAAGCATTTTCAAAAACTCGATCGATTTCAAAGCGTTTCCTACGCTACGGTCCATCCCAATACAATCAGGGAACAGGCTGAACGGATGTCCGCGAATCGACTTCTCGTTATCCCCCTATTTTTAAGCGAAGGATACTTCACGCGAACTTTTATTCGCTCTCAATTGAATGGCTTGAATTTTGTTTACAGCGGGCAAGCTTACCTTCCTCACCCGATGCTTTCGAATTGGATCATGCAAATGGCGGATGAAGGGTTCGCTGGACAGCACAGTGCCTGTAGATCCGTTGATTTATCGTTTCCATGAAATTACCCAAGTCTACGGACCGTGTTGTCGTAACCTTTGACGGCAAATTTCTTCCGTACCGAAAATGGTAAAGTCAGTCCACGCCGCCACCGCCGCCCGGGACGAGATCAGCCGCCAGCAGGATGACCGGGCAGTGGTCGCTGCCTGTCACATGGGCGTCAATCCGCACGTCAGACAATACGGGAGCAAGTCTTGCAGAGGTGAGGAAGTAATCGATCCGCCATCCGATATTCCGCTCTCTCACCTTGGGCATAAGCGACCACCAGGTATAAGCATCCGTCCGGTCGGGATAGAAATGCCTGAAGGTGTCGATAAAGCCGGACTCCAGCAATTCGCTCATCTTGGCGCGTTCTTCCGGGGTAAAGCCGGAGTTGCCGCGATTGGATTTGGCATTTTTCAGGTCTATCTCCTGATGGGCCACATTCAAATCACCGCAAACAATTACCGGCTTATGGGCGTCCAGCTGCTGCAGGAAGCCACGAAACCGGTCCTCCCATTCCAGTCTATATTCCAGTCTGGACAAATCGCGCTTTGCGTTCGGGGTATACACATTTACGAGATAGAATGCGTCGAACTCCAGCGTGATGACTCGCCCCTCGGGCTCCTGCCCATCCCCCAAGCCGTATCTGACGGAAAGCGGCTTGACCTTTGTAAATACGGCGGTTCCGGAATACCCCTTCTTCACTGCGTAATTCCAATATTGAAAATACCCGTCGTATTCCAGATCAATTTGTCCCTCCTGCAATTTCGTTTCCTGAATGCAGAAAATATCCGCATCCGCTTCGGTGAAGTAGTCGTTAAATCCTTTATCTACACAGGCTCTTAAGCCGTTGACATTCCAGGATACCAGCTTCATTGCTTCCCTCTCCTTGCTGAGCGCATTTGTCTATGAATTATTGCAGACCGAACGATGCGGGATCTCAAAATCAGGTACGGGAACCTTGACGAGCTCTCCGGATTTTATCTCGTTAGCGGCA encodes:
- a CDS encoding sirohydrochlorin chelatase, which codes for MLPTGIGILLIAHGSKETGWMQSVEELAEHLPFPLEVAYLETDKGTTIAEGVRRLERMNASRILAIPLFVSSGSAHLEEIKYALGLVSTPKVETGLDPIRTSAAIRLSPAMDDHPCILEIIRERIASLSQAPAGENLLLVAHGSGHPDLHPIWEETLTRMAKHFQKLDRFQSVSYATVHPNTIREQAERMSANRLLVIPLFLSEGYFTRTFIRSQLNGLNFVYSGQAYLPHPMLSNWIMQMADEGFAGQHSACRSVDLSFP
- a CDS encoding cyanase is translated as MPVDPLIYRFHEITQVYGPCCRNL
- a CDS encoding exodeoxyribonuclease III, whose protein sequence is MKLVSWNVNGLRACVDKGFNDYFTEADADIFCIQETKLQEGQIDLEYDGYFQYWNYAVKKGYSGTAVFTKVKPLSVRYGLGDGQEPEGRVITLEFDAFYLVNVYTPNAKRDLSRLEYRLEWEDRFRGFLQQLDAHKPVIVCGDLNVAHQEIDLKNAKSNRGNSGFTPEERAKMSELLESGFIDTFRHFYPDRTDAYTWWSLMPKVRERNIGWRIDYFLTSARLAPVLSDVRIDAHVTGSDHCPVILLAADLVPGGGGGVD